In one window of Archocentrus centrarchus isolate MPI-CPG fArcCen1 chromosome 11, fArcCen1, whole genome shotgun sequence DNA:
- the igldcp gene encoding galectin 17 isoform X2, with protein sequence METVNRRHWFFIFIQCLQAGALVDSSSLSSATQQLSITYMAGEEAILPCSWKSRLGEVALPTCHIQWVTPMDTVFEQWGEKKWQAPEFKGRVRVPEEKLGSGNCSLIISDVQIGDAGRYDSFMVVEGARSKTTRVFIQGVSLFVNDHKSYQSHRPGEDMVLQLHTRHSVRVVFQGRNSSEWSDMWMRGDNNSQRLEKHLLLEQLTVKRLKPSDEGIYKVLDEEGLSISTVQLTVEERSTSHRVQERLENVPTGVAAKRSSSALHTMLVLLLSFRTLNFL encoded by the exons ATGGAAACGGTCAACCGGCGGCACTG GTTTTTCATATTCATACAATGTCTCCAGGCTGGAGCTTTAGTTG ACTCCTCTTCGCTTTCCTCCGCCACGCAGCAGCTGTCCATCACCTATATGGCAGGAGAGGAGGCGATCCTTCCCTGCAGCTGGAAGTCACGCCTGGGCGAGGTGGCGCTGCCAACCTGCCACATCCAGTGGGTGACCCCCATGGACACGGTTTTCGAACAGTGGGGggagaagaagtggcaggcgcCGGAGTTCAAGGGCCGGGTGAGGGTCCCCGAGGAGAAGCTGGGGTCGGGGAATTGTTCTCTGATCATCAGCGACGTTCAGATTGGAGACGCAGGGAGATACGACAGCttcatggtggtggagggagcGAGGTCCAAAACCACGCGGGTCTTCATCCAGGGCGTCAGCCTGTTTGTGAACG ACCATAAATCCTATCAGTCACATCGGCCAGGTGAGGACATGGTTCTGCAGCTCCACACCCGTCACTCAGTGCGAGTGGTCTTCCAGGGCAG AAACAGCTCGGAATGGTCGGACATGTGGATGAGGGGGGACAACAACAGTCAGCGTCTGGAGAAACATCTGCTGCTTGAGCAGCTGACGGTGAAGAGATTAAAACCATCAGATGAAGGAATATACAAAGTCCTGGATGAAGAGGGCCTCTCCATCAGCACTGTGCAGCTCACTGTGGAAG AACGATCCACATCTCACAGAGTCCAGGAGAGGCTGGAAAATGTTCCAACAG GTGTTGCTGCCAAACGCAGCAGCTCAGCTCTTCACACAATGTTGGTTCTTCTCCTGAGTTTCCGAACACTTAATTTTCTCTGA
- the vps52 gene encoding vacuolar protein sorting-associated protein 52 homolog isoform X2 — protein MAEGVAAAAGAGADANTAGNPTEVAMAYLQDEKTDADMASLNLGELDITTDEFILDEVDIHIQANLEDDLVKEALKTGVDLRQYSKQVEAELQRIEQASIKDYIKESQNIALLHNQITACDSILERMEGMLSGFQSDLSSISSEIQTLQQQSVSMNVRLKNRQAVRSHLSQLVDELVVPGAMISTILESPVTEQEFLEQLHELNTKINFAKELSFRETLACADIQDIVDRLKLKAVSKIREFILQKIYSFRKPMTNYQIPQNTLLKYRFFYQFLLANERTVAKEIRDEYVDTMSKIYYSYFKSYSGRLLKVQYEEVADKDDLMGVEDTAKKGFFSKPSLKSRNTIFTLGQRGAILSPAELEGPILVPHTAQRGDSRYPYETLFRSQHYALLDNGCREYLFLSDFFMVAGNSALDLFNSIMGKTLSMFLKSMSTYVSDCYDSIAIFLCIHIILRFRAITAKRNIPALDKYWEAVLELLWPRFELILEMNISSIRNTDPQKLGVLDTRPHYITRRYAEFSSAIVSINQTFPNERTNALLGQLQIEVENFVLKMAAEFPSRRDQLIFLINNYDMMLSVLMERAADDSKEVEGFQQLLLARTQEFIEEILSPPFGGLIAFVKEAEALMEKGQLERLKNDEARITQLVRGFSSTWKQSVEAMSQDVMRSFTNFKNGTSIIQGALTQLIQYYHGFHKVLNQPTFRSLAVRSELINLHHLMVEVKKHKPNF, from the exons CGTGAAGGAAGCGCTCAAAACG GGTGTCGACCTCCGTCAGTACTCCAAACAGGTGGAGGCAGAACTGCAGAGGATTGAACAGGCCTCCATCAAAGACT ACATCAAGGAGAGTCAGAACATCGCTCTCCTGCACAACCAGATCACTGCCTGTGACTCCATACTGGAG CGTATGGAGGGCATGCTGAGCGGCTTCCAGAGTGACCTGTCCTCAATCAGCAGCGAGATCCAGACCCTGCAGCAGCAGTCAGTCAGCATGAACGTCCGGCTGAAGAACAGGCAGGCCGTCCGCAGCCACCTCAGCCAGCTGGTGGATGAGCTGGTGGTGCCCGGTGCCATGATCTC caccATCCTGGAGAGTCCCGTGACCGAGCAGGAGTTTCTGGAGCAGCTCCACGAGCTCAACACTAAGATCAACTTTGCCAAAGAGCTAAGCTTCAGAGAGACGCTGGCCTGCGCCGACATCCAGGACATCGTCGACCGCCTCAAACTCAAG GCGGTGTCAAAGATCAGAGAGTTCATTCTTCAGAAGATTTACTCCTTCAGGAAACCGATGACCAACTATCAGATCCCACAGAACACTCTGCTGAAATACAG GTTTTTTTACCAGTTCCTTCTGGCTAATGAGAGAACGGTCGCAAAGGAGATCAGAGACGAGTACGTGGACACGATGAGCAAGATTTACTACAGTTACTTTAAGTCGTACAGCGGCAGGCTGCTAAAAGTGCAG TATGAAGAGGTGGCAGACAAAGATGACCTGATGGGAGTGGAGGACACAGCCAAGAAAG GCTTCTTCTCTAAACCATCTTTGAAGAGCAGGAACACTATATTCACTCTGGGCCAGAGGGGGGCCATACTGAGTCCGGCCGAGCTGGAGGGGCCCATCCTAGTTCCACACACGGCTCAGAGAGGAGACAGCAGG TATCCCTATGAGACGTTGTTTCGCAGCCAGCACTATGCTCTGCTGGACAACGGTTGCAGAGAATACCTCTTCCTGTCCGACTTCTTCATGGTGGCAGGAAACTCTGCCCTCGACCTTTTCAACAGCATCATGGGAAAAACTCTCAGCATGTTCCTG AAGAGCATGTCCACCTACGTGTCCGACTGCTACGACAGCATCGCCATCTTCCTGTGCATCCACATCATCCTCAGGTTTAGAGCCATCACGGCCAAGAGGAACATCCCCGCTCTCGACAA GTACTGGGAGGCGGTGCTGGAGCTGCTGTGGCCGAGGTTTGAGCTCATTCTGGAGatgaacatcagcagcatcAGAAACACAGACCCTCAGAAACTGGGAGTACTGGACACCAGACCGCACTAC ATCACTCGCCGTTATGCAGAGTTCTCTTCAGCCATCGTCAGCATCAACCAGACATTCCCCAACGAGAGGACCAACGCTCTGCTGGGACAGCTGCAG atTGAGGTCGAAAACTTTGTGCTTAAGATGGCGGCAGAATTCCCCTCGAGGAGAGACCAGCTCATCTTCCTCATCAACAACTACGACATGATGCTCAGCGTCCTCATG GAGAGGGCAGCAGACGACAGTAAGGAGGTGGAAGgttttcagcagctgctgctggcgAGAACGCAG GAGTTTATCGAGGAGATTCTCTCACCGCCCTTCGGGGGGCTGATCGCCTTTGTGAAGGAGGCCGAAGCGCTAATGGAGAAAGGGCAGCTTGAGCGACTGAAGAATGATGAAG CTCGAATCACTCAGCTGGTTCGGGGGTTTTCCAGTACATGGAAACAATCGGTGGAGGCGATGAGTCAGGATGTCATGAGGTCCTTCACCAACTTCAAGAATGGAACCAGCATCATCCAG GGGGCCCTGACCCAGCTGATCCAGTACTACCACGGCTTCCACAAGGTCCTGAACCAGCCAACGTTCCGCAGCCTGGCCGTCCGCTCCGAGCTCATCAACCTGCACCACCTCATGGTTGAGGTCAAGAAGCACAAACCCAACTTCTAA
- the LOC115788734 gene encoding uncharacterized protein LOC115788734, with translation MPDIRLCLEAISALLGCKAESASGTSQFTPQDLVNVVALKEFYKQEGYKELEYPSLGTLSLHDLDEQDLYSSPPAIEGPPESLQVTVKINPEDFFHPQYDYDFTNIKDGDRKFMRGNELYVRPCGWNRVALRVMQKYDGGDRWLGTGADAWPVSYQGKNMDGSLILTHSGNPDDQPKFLDVAATALRKVETRGRGVYSTPDIRIAATYCKRFKSKVDGKTYQVVLQNRINPEKRQNCQRPDVWLVYIPEDSNDVKTRAIVQESIRPYGLLLKQV, from the exons ATGCCGGACATTAGGCTGTGTCTGGAGGCGATCTCTGCTCTCCTGGGCTGCAAAGCCGAGTCGGCCAGCGGAACCTCCCAGTTCACCCCGCAGGATTTGGTCAACGTTGTGGCCCTCAAGGAGTTTTACAAGCAGGAGGGCTACAAAGAGCTGGAGTACCCCAGTTTAGGGACTCTGTCTCTGCACGACTTAGATGAACAGGACTTGTACAGCTCCCCGCCGGCAATAGAGGGGCCTCCAGAGAGCCTCCAGGTTACGGTCAAGATTAATCCAGAGGACTTCTTCCACCCTCAGTACGACTACGACTTCACCAACATAAAG GATGGAGACAGGAAGTTCATGCGTGGTAATGAGCTGTATGTCCGCCCCTGCGGGTGGAACCGTGTCGCCCTGCGGGTCATGCAGAAGTACGACGGCGGGGACCGCTGGCTCGGGACGGGGGCTGACGCCTGGCCCGTCTCCTACCAGGGCAAAAACATGGACGGCTCCCTCATCCTGACCCACAGCGGCAACCCGGACGACCAGCCAAAGTTTCTGGACGTGGCTGCTACTGCTTTGAGGAAAGTGGAGACGAGGGGCCGAGGGGTGTACTCCACACCAGACATCAGGATTGCAGCGACGTACTGCAAGAGGTTCAAGTCCAAAGTGGATGGGAAGACGTACCAAGTGGTCCTTCAGAACCGTATAAACCcagaaaaaaggcaaaattGCCAGAGACCAGACGTCTGGTTGGTGTACATCCCTGAAGATTCCAACGATGTGAAGACAAGGGCCATCGTGCAGGAGTCCATCCGCCCATACGGGCTGCTGCTGAAGCAGGTGTGA
- the LOC115788735 gene encoding uncharacterized protein LOC115788735 isoform X2: MMERLTWILTFFCAAGCHLSSASPVRSSTLVVQAGQNVSLPCNLTSSVDLTWYLMRSEQLLPLLTLKSVIRKNVYTTDFHTNNSRIKYEGDLQSSLVSLEIKEVEEDDAGLYFCIGRYSAAVHVSRGIQLTVDGPAGGSSTDRVKQPCLGLGLCVLPVLLALCFICMAGFYLWSGKSSACSSCNPGRRDTSHGVTEPEVCLANLLET; this comes from the exons ATGATGGAGCGGCTCACGTggattctgactttttttt GTGCTGCAGGATGTCATCTGTCTTCAGCCTCTCCTGTCCGCAGCTCCACCCTGGTGGTCCAGGCGGGGCAGAACGTCTCTCTGCCCTGCAACCTGACGTCCAGCGTTGACCTCACCTGGTACCTGATGCGCTCAGAGcaactgctgcctctgctcacTCTTAAATCAGTGATAAGGAAAAACGTATACACAACCGACTTCCACACAAACAACAGTCGCATAAAGTATGAGGGGGACCTGCAGAGCAGCCTGGTCAGCCTGGAGAtcaaggaggtggaggaggatgaTGCTGGGCTGTATTTCTGCATCGGGAGGTATTCAGCTGCTGTGCATGTTAGCAGAGGAATTCAGCTGACTGTGGATG GCCCTGCTGGGGGGTCGTCCACAGACCGAGTGAAGCAGCCGTGCTTGGGGCTGGGCCTCTGTGTTCTTCCAGTGTTGCTCGCCCTCTGTTTCATCTGCATGGCTGGATTCTACCTGTGGTCAG GTAAATCGTCTGCTTGCTCCTCCTGTAACCCAGGCAGACGAGACACCAGTCACGGGGTCACAGAG CCTGAGGTCTGTTTGGCAAACTTACTCGAGACATGA
- the LOC115788735 gene encoding uncharacterized protein LOC115788735 isoform X3, with protein sequence MRSEQLLPLLTLKSVIRKNVYTTDFHTNNSRIKYEGDLQSSLVSLEIKEVEEDDAGLYFCIGRYSAAVHVSRGIQLTVDGPAGGSSTDRVKQPCLGLGLCVLPVLLALCFICMAGFYLWSGKSSACSSCNPGRRDTSHGVTEEESLHYSSLKHPHKPRPAVRRGAGLVEDNVIYSTVNSCKNSNAEIE encoded by the exons ATGCGCTCAGAGcaactgctgcctctgctcacTCTTAAATCAGTGATAAGGAAAAACGTATACACAACCGACTTCCACACAAACAACAGTCGCATAAAGTATGAGGGGGACCTGCAGAGCAGCCTGGTCAGCCTGGAGAtcaaggaggtggaggaggatgaTGCTGGGCTGTATTTCTGCATCGGGAGGTATTCAGCTGCTGTGCATGTTAGCAGAGGAATTCAGCTGACTGTGGATG GCCCTGCTGGGGGGTCGTCCACAGACCGAGTGAAGCAGCCGTGCTTGGGGCTGGGCCTCTGTGTTCTTCCAGTGTTGCTCGCCCTCTGTTTCATCTGCATGGCTGGATTCTACCTGTGGTCAG GTAAATCGTCTGCTTGCTCCTCCTGTAACCCAGGCAGACGAGACACCAGTCACGGGGTCACAGAG GAAGAGTCTTTGCATTATTCCAGTCTGAAGCATCCACACAAGCCCCGCCCCGCCGTCAGGAGAGGAGCCGGATTGGTTGAAGATAATGTCATTTACTCAACGGTGAACAGCTGCAAGAACTCAAACGCAGAGATAGAATGa
- the vps52 gene encoding vacuolar protein sorting-associated protein 52 homolog isoform X1, with protein sequence MAEGVAAAAGAGADANTAGNPTEVAMAYLQDETDADMASLNLGELDITTDEFILDEVDIHIQANLEDDLVKEALKTGVDLRQYSKQVEAELQRIEQASIKDYIKESQNIALLHNQITACDSILERMEGMLSGFQSDLSSISSEIQTLQQQSVSMNVRLKNRQAVRSHLSQLVDELVVPGAMISTILESPVTEQEFLEQLHELNTKINFAKELSFRETLACADIQDIVDRLKLKAVSKIREFILQKIYSFRKPMTNYQIPQNTLLKYRFFYQFLLANERTVAKEIRDEYVDTMSKIYYSYFKSYSGRLLKVQYEEVADKDDLMGVEDTAKKGFFSKPSLKSRNTIFTLGQRGAILSPAELEGPILVPHTAQRGDSRYPYETLFRSQHYALLDNGCREYLFLSDFFMVAGNSALDLFNSIMGKTLSMFLKSMSTYVSDCYDSIAIFLCIHIILRFRAITAKRNIPALDKYWEAVLELLWPRFELILEMNISSIRNTDPQKLGVLDTRPHYITRRYAEFSSAIVSINQTFPNERTNALLGQLQIEVENFVLKMAAEFPSRRDQLIFLINNYDMMLSVLMERAADDSKEVEGFQQLLLARTQEFIEEILSPPFGGLIAFVKEAEALMEKGQLERLKNDEARITQLVRGFSSTWKQSVEAMSQDVMRSFTNFKNGTSIIQGALTQLIQYYHGFHKVLNQPTFRSLAVRSELINLHHLMVEVKKHKPNF encoded by the exons CGTGAAGGAAGCGCTCAAAACG GGTGTCGACCTCCGTCAGTACTCCAAACAGGTGGAGGCAGAACTGCAGAGGATTGAACAGGCCTCCATCAAAGACT ACATCAAGGAGAGTCAGAACATCGCTCTCCTGCACAACCAGATCACTGCCTGTGACTCCATACTGGAG CGTATGGAGGGCATGCTGAGCGGCTTCCAGAGTGACCTGTCCTCAATCAGCAGCGAGATCCAGACCCTGCAGCAGCAGTCAGTCAGCATGAACGTCCGGCTGAAGAACAGGCAGGCCGTCCGCAGCCACCTCAGCCAGCTGGTGGATGAGCTGGTGGTGCCCGGTGCCATGATCTC caccATCCTGGAGAGTCCCGTGACCGAGCAGGAGTTTCTGGAGCAGCTCCACGAGCTCAACACTAAGATCAACTTTGCCAAAGAGCTAAGCTTCAGAGAGACGCTGGCCTGCGCCGACATCCAGGACATCGTCGACCGCCTCAAACTCAAG GCGGTGTCAAAGATCAGAGAGTTCATTCTTCAGAAGATTTACTCCTTCAGGAAACCGATGACCAACTATCAGATCCCACAGAACACTCTGCTGAAATACAG GTTTTTTTACCAGTTCCTTCTGGCTAATGAGAGAACGGTCGCAAAGGAGATCAGAGACGAGTACGTGGACACGATGAGCAAGATTTACTACAGTTACTTTAAGTCGTACAGCGGCAGGCTGCTAAAAGTGCAG TATGAAGAGGTGGCAGACAAAGATGACCTGATGGGAGTGGAGGACACAGCCAAGAAAG GCTTCTTCTCTAAACCATCTTTGAAGAGCAGGAACACTATATTCACTCTGGGCCAGAGGGGGGCCATACTGAGTCCGGCCGAGCTGGAGGGGCCCATCCTAGTTCCACACACGGCTCAGAGAGGAGACAGCAGG TATCCCTATGAGACGTTGTTTCGCAGCCAGCACTATGCTCTGCTGGACAACGGTTGCAGAGAATACCTCTTCCTGTCCGACTTCTTCATGGTGGCAGGAAACTCTGCCCTCGACCTTTTCAACAGCATCATGGGAAAAACTCTCAGCATGTTCCTG AAGAGCATGTCCACCTACGTGTCCGACTGCTACGACAGCATCGCCATCTTCCTGTGCATCCACATCATCCTCAGGTTTAGAGCCATCACGGCCAAGAGGAACATCCCCGCTCTCGACAA GTACTGGGAGGCGGTGCTGGAGCTGCTGTGGCCGAGGTTTGAGCTCATTCTGGAGatgaacatcagcagcatcAGAAACACAGACCCTCAGAAACTGGGAGTACTGGACACCAGACCGCACTAC ATCACTCGCCGTTATGCAGAGTTCTCTTCAGCCATCGTCAGCATCAACCAGACATTCCCCAACGAGAGGACCAACGCTCTGCTGGGACAGCTGCAG atTGAGGTCGAAAACTTTGTGCTTAAGATGGCGGCAGAATTCCCCTCGAGGAGAGACCAGCTCATCTTCCTCATCAACAACTACGACATGATGCTCAGCGTCCTCATG GAGAGGGCAGCAGACGACAGTAAGGAGGTGGAAGgttttcagcagctgctgctggcgAGAACGCAG GAGTTTATCGAGGAGATTCTCTCACCGCCCTTCGGGGGGCTGATCGCCTTTGTGAAGGAGGCCGAAGCGCTAATGGAGAAAGGGCAGCTTGAGCGACTGAAGAATGATGAAG CTCGAATCACTCAGCTGGTTCGGGGGTTTTCCAGTACATGGAAACAATCGGTGGAGGCGATGAGTCAGGATGTCATGAGGTCCTTCACCAACTTCAAGAATGGAACCAGCATCATCCAG GGGGCCCTGACCCAGCTGATCCAGTACTACCACGGCTTCCACAAGGTCCTGAACCAGCCAACGTTCCGCAGCCTGGCCGTCCGCTCCGAGCTCATCAACCTGCACCACCTCATGGTTGAGGTCAAGAAGCACAAACCCAACTTCTAA
- the LOC115788735 gene encoding uncharacterized protein LOC115788735 isoform X1: MMERLTWILTFFCAAGCHLSSASPVRSSTLVVQAGQNVSLPCNLTSSVDLTWYLMRSEQLLPLLTLKSVIRKNVYTTDFHTNNSRIKYEGDLQSSLVSLEIKEVEEDDAGLYFCIGRYSAAVHVSRGIQLTVDGPAGGSSTDRVKQPCLGLGLCVLPVLLALCFICMAGFYLWSGKSSACSSCNPGRRDTSHGVTEEESLHYSSLKHPHKPRPAVRRGAGLVEDNVIYSTVNSCKNSNAEIE; encoded by the exons ATGATGGAGCGGCTCACGTggattctgactttttttt GTGCTGCAGGATGTCATCTGTCTTCAGCCTCTCCTGTCCGCAGCTCCACCCTGGTGGTCCAGGCGGGGCAGAACGTCTCTCTGCCCTGCAACCTGACGTCCAGCGTTGACCTCACCTGGTACCTGATGCGCTCAGAGcaactgctgcctctgctcacTCTTAAATCAGTGATAAGGAAAAACGTATACACAACCGACTTCCACACAAACAACAGTCGCATAAAGTATGAGGGGGACCTGCAGAGCAGCCTGGTCAGCCTGGAGAtcaaggaggtggaggaggatgaTGCTGGGCTGTATTTCTGCATCGGGAGGTATTCAGCTGCTGTGCATGTTAGCAGAGGAATTCAGCTGACTGTGGATG GCCCTGCTGGGGGGTCGTCCACAGACCGAGTGAAGCAGCCGTGCTTGGGGCTGGGCCTCTGTGTTCTTCCAGTGTTGCTCGCCCTCTGTTTCATCTGCATGGCTGGATTCTACCTGTGGTCAG GTAAATCGTCTGCTTGCTCCTCCTGTAACCCAGGCAGACGAGACACCAGTCACGGGGTCACAGAG GAAGAGTCTTTGCATTATTCCAGTCTGAAGCATCCACACAAGCCCCGCCCCGCCGTCAGGAGAGGAGCCGGATTGGTTGAAGATAATGTCATTTACTCAACGGTGAACAGCTGCAAGAACTCAAACGCAGAGATAGAATGa
- the LOC115788157 gene encoding uncharacterized protein LOC115788157 yields MEIPAVIRFSVPKNHSVCLPCGSSDSADVIWTLQDKEVLVTRRGSYMTNKDRQHYLLKPNGLCILHLDESHNGGYRCNQQLVAELQVLTGHEYVVSAGRTLLLPCRGSFKSKQRWFQQREDERREAILTKFKNGTVKPEKDGGRLSFSNNALQIQDLQLEDAGEYLCNGVLQARVTILPVHPETTARTTPSSAVMTTVAETKKINMKPEIVLLLIAVVSLGLMIIFLAAVCVLLTSMKCRRKKKYRAAATPRREDTELQPWKPSSRQKECEECETPSLQGEMIHYASLGRQNWRERPSRSPPDQSHHSVIYSSVITRPAAR; encoded by the exons ATGGAGATACCAG CAGTGATCCGGTTTTCAGTTCCAAAGAATCACTCTGTCTGCCTGCCGTGTGGCAGCTCTGACAGTGCAGATGTGATCTGGACTCTTCAGGATAAGGAGGTCCTGGTGACCCGACGAGGCAGCTACATGACCAACAAGGACCGCCAGCACTACCTTCTCAAGCCTAATGGCCTCTGCATCCTACATCTGGATGAGTCACATAATGGAGGATACCGCTGTAACCAGCAGCTGGTGGCTGAGCTGCAGGTTCTGACAG GCCACGAATATGTGGTGTCTGCAGGCCGGACGCTGCTGCTCCCCTGCAGGGGCTCCTTCAAATCCAAGCAGAGGTGGTTCCAGCAGAGAGAGGATGAGAGGCGGGAGGCCATCCTCACCAAGTTCAAAAACGGTACGGTGAAACCTGAGAAGGATGGCGGCCGGCTGAGCTTTAGCAACAACGCCCTGCAGATCCAGGACCTACAGCTAGAGGACGCTGGAGAGTATCTGTGCAATGGAGTGCTGCAGGCTAGGGTCACCATCCTCCCAG TGCATCCAGAGACAACTGCCAGGACAACTCCATCGTCTGCAGTAATGACAACAG TGGCTGAAACAAAGAAGATCAACATGAAGCCTGAAATCG TTCTGCTGCTGATTGCTGTTGTCAGTTTGGGGTTAATGATCATCTTCTtagctgctgtctgtgttttacTGACCAGCATGAAGtgcaggaggaagaagaaatacAGAGCTGCAG CGACACCGAGACGTGAGGACACGGAGCTGCAGCCGTGGAAGCCGTCCAGCAGACAAAAGG AGTGTGAGGAGTGTGAGACGCCGTCCTTGCAGGGTGAGATGATCCACTATGCCTCTCTGGGCCGACAGAACTGGAGGGAGAGACCCAGCAGGAGTCCGCCGGATCAGAGTCACCACAGCGTCATCTATTCCTCCGTCATCACCAGACCTGCTGCCAGATAG
- the igldcp gene encoding galectin 17 isoform X1, with the protein METVNRRHWYDLRFFIFIQCLQAGALVDSSSLSSATQQLSITYMAGEEAILPCSWKSRLGEVALPTCHIQWVTPMDTVFEQWGEKKWQAPEFKGRVRVPEEKLGSGNCSLIISDVQIGDAGRYDSFMVVEGARSKTTRVFIQGVSLFVNDHKSYQSHRPGEDMVLQLHTRHSVRVVFQGRNSSEWSDMWMRGDNNSQRLEKHLLLEQLTVKRLKPSDEGIYKVLDEEGLSISTVQLTVEERSTSHRVQERLENVPTGVAAKRSSSALHTMLVLLLSFRTLNFL; encoded by the exons ATGGAAACGGTCAACCGGCGGCACTGGTACGACCTGAG GTTTTTCATATTCATACAATGTCTCCAGGCTGGAGCTTTAGTTG ACTCCTCTTCGCTTTCCTCCGCCACGCAGCAGCTGTCCATCACCTATATGGCAGGAGAGGAGGCGATCCTTCCCTGCAGCTGGAAGTCACGCCTGGGCGAGGTGGCGCTGCCAACCTGCCACATCCAGTGGGTGACCCCCATGGACACGGTTTTCGAACAGTGGGGggagaagaagtggcaggcgcCGGAGTTCAAGGGCCGGGTGAGGGTCCCCGAGGAGAAGCTGGGGTCGGGGAATTGTTCTCTGATCATCAGCGACGTTCAGATTGGAGACGCAGGGAGATACGACAGCttcatggtggtggagggagcGAGGTCCAAAACCACGCGGGTCTTCATCCAGGGCGTCAGCCTGTTTGTGAACG ACCATAAATCCTATCAGTCACATCGGCCAGGTGAGGACATGGTTCTGCAGCTCCACACCCGTCACTCAGTGCGAGTGGTCTTCCAGGGCAG AAACAGCTCGGAATGGTCGGACATGTGGATGAGGGGGGACAACAACAGTCAGCGTCTGGAGAAACATCTGCTGCTTGAGCAGCTGACGGTGAAGAGATTAAAACCATCAGATGAAGGAATATACAAAGTCCTGGATGAAGAGGGCCTCTCCATCAGCACTGTGCAGCTCACTGTGGAAG AACGATCCACATCTCACAGAGTCCAGGAGAGGCTGGAAAATGTTCCAACAG GTGTTGCTGCCAAACGCAGCAGCTCAGCTCTTCACACAATGTTGGTTCTTCTCCTGAGTTTCCGAACACTTAATTTTCTCTGA